A portion of the Streptomyces griseiscabiei genome contains these proteins:
- a CDS encoding peptide MFS transporter — translation MASSLTKDSAGQGTPGPEPTFFGHPRGLATLFMTEMWERFSYYGMKALLTVYLLSGGPDAGKGSMGGGLAMDLATTTTIVAVYSAMVYLLAMPGGWLGDRVWGPRKTVTIAAVTIMSGHLVLALPGGQAPFFAGLALVAAGSGLLKANISTMVGHLYDGPGDPRRDGGFTIFYMGINAGAFFAPLAIGTVGQEVNWHLGFGLAAVGMAIGLAVFLAGSRTLSPRSDVVPKPLAAEERTAWLRKGLLWLAVAAVFYGAVGLSGHFTLNWAMIPLTVIGLVVPAGVLLRIKRDKELTAADQSKMTGYIWFFVAAAVFWMIYDQGASTVQAFGSNNQKVAGSLLGFEFPTSWYQSLNPLFIMALAPVFAWLWLWLNRQGKEPSTAVKFAMALVLIGVSFFFFLIPLGMAADGTLASPMWLVGIYFIQTVGELCLSPVGLSVTTKMAPAKYASQMMGVWFLAVTAGDSITGLLSNPAVGGFDLSGTGMVAVEATLAVLAGFAIYMYRKKVRALTGDVN, via the coding sequence ATGGCGTCCAGCCTGACGAAGGACTCGGCCGGCCAGGGAACCCCCGGCCCCGAACCCACCTTCTTCGGCCACCCCCGCGGACTGGCCACTCTCTTCATGACCGAGATGTGGGAGCGATTCTCCTACTACGGCATGAAGGCCCTGCTCACCGTCTACCTGCTCTCCGGCGGCCCCGACGCCGGCAAGGGGAGCATGGGCGGCGGCCTGGCCATGGACCTGGCCACCACCACTACGATCGTCGCCGTCTACTCGGCGATGGTGTACCTGCTCGCGATGCCCGGCGGCTGGCTCGGCGACCGAGTCTGGGGCCCCCGCAAGACGGTGACGATCGCGGCGGTCACGATCATGTCCGGGCATCTGGTGCTCGCCCTGCCGGGCGGCCAGGCACCGTTCTTCGCGGGCCTCGCACTGGTCGCGGCCGGCTCCGGCCTGCTGAAGGCCAACATCTCGACGATGGTGGGCCACCTGTACGACGGCCCCGGGGACCCGCGGCGCGACGGCGGCTTCACGATCTTCTACATGGGCATCAACGCGGGCGCCTTCTTCGCCCCGCTGGCCATCGGCACGGTCGGTCAGGAGGTGAACTGGCACCTCGGCTTCGGTCTGGCCGCGGTCGGCATGGCGATCGGTCTCGCCGTGTTCCTCGCCGGCAGCCGGACCCTGAGCCCGCGGAGCGACGTGGTCCCGAAGCCGCTCGCTGCCGAGGAGCGCACCGCCTGGCTGCGCAAGGGACTGCTCTGGCTGGCGGTCGCGGCCGTCTTCTACGGCGCTGTGGGCCTCAGCGGCCACTTCACCCTGAACTGGGCGATGATCCCGCTGACCGTCATCGGTCTGGTCGTCCCGGCCGGTGTGCTGCTGCGCATCAAGCGGGACAAGGAGCTGACGGCCGCCGACCAGTCGAAGATGACCGGCTACATATGGTTCTTCGTGGCCGCCGCCGTGTTCTGGATGATCTACGACCAGGGCGCCTCCACGGTCCAGGCCTTCGGCTCGAACAACCAGAAGGTGGCCGGCTCGCTGCTCGGCTTCGAGTTCCCGACCTCCTGGTACCAGTCGCTGAACCCGCTGTTCATCATGGCACTGGCCCCGGTCTTCGCCTGGCTCTGGCTGTGGCTCAACCGTCAGGGCAAGGAGCCCAGCACGGCCGTGAAGTTCGCGATGGCCCTGGTGCTCATCGGTGTCTCGTTCTTCTTCTTCCTGATCCCGCTGGGCATGGCTGCGGACGGCACTCTGGCCAGCCCGATGTGGCTGGTGGGCATCTACTTCATCCAGACCGTCGGTGAGCTGTGCCTCTCCCCTGTCGGCCTGTCGGTGACGACGAAGATGGCCCCGGCCAAGTACGCCAGCCAGATGATGGGCGTGTGGTTCCTCGCAGTCACCGCGGGCGACTCCATCACCGGTCTGCTCTCCAACCCGGCCGTCGGAGGCTTCGACC
- a CDS encoding response regulator transcription factor codes for MTRVLLAEDDASISEPLARALRREGYEVEVREDGPTALDAGMQGGVDLVVLDLGLPGMDGLEVARRLRAEGHTVPILILTARADEVDTVVGLDAGADDYVTKPFRLAELLARVRALLRRGAAEPAQPPATHGVRIDVESHRAWMGDEELQLTAKEFDLLRVLVRDAGRVVTRDQLMREVWDTTWWSSTKTLDMHISWLRKKLGDDAANPRYIATVRGVGFRFEKN; via the coding sequence ATGACCCGTGTACTGCTCGCCGAGGACGACGCGTCCATCTCGGAGCCGTTGGCTCGCGCACTGCGCCGGGAAGGGTACGAGGTGGAGGTCCGCGAGGACGGCCCCACCGCGCTGGACGCCGGAATGCAGGGTGGCGTCGACCTGGTCGTCCTGGACCTGGGGCTGCCCGGCATGGACGGCTTGGAGGTGGCCCGCCGGCTGCGCGCCGAGGGGCACACCGTGCCGATCCTCATCCTGACCGCGCGCGCCGACGAGGTGGACACCGTCGTGGGCCTCGACGCGGGCGCCGACGACTACGTCACCAAGCCCTTCCGGCTCGCCGAGCTGCTCGCCCGTGTGCGGGCGCTGCTCCGGCGCGGTGCGGCGGAGCCGGCGCAACCGCCCGCCACGCACGGCGTGCGGATCGACGTCGAGTCGCACCGGGCGTGGATGGGCGACGAGGAACTCCAGCTCACCGCCAAGGAGTTCGACCTGCTGCGCGTGCTCGTGCGCGACGCGGGCCGGGTCGTCACCCGTGACCAGCTGATGCGCGAGGTCTGGGACACCACGTGGTGGTCGTCGACCAAGACCCTCGACATGCACATCTCCTGGCTGCGCAAGAAGCTGGGCGACGATGCGGCGAACCCCCGGTACATCGCGACGGTGCGGGGTGTGGGGTTCCGGTTCGAGAAGAACTGA
- a CDS encoding ATP-binding protein has protein sequence MRRRLIQSTLAVVLVVIAVFGVSLVIVETRTISNSAQERVESEAVQLTSIVDSRIIGDERITAEVLRDQVGDERYARIEIPGQSTIEIGDKPVGDVIRHEAKGEKDEVVTVEESRSAVSREVGRTLLIIAAVAFLAVIAAVLLAVRQANRLASPLTDLAETAERLGSGDPRPRHKRYGVPELDRVADVLDASAERIGRMLTAERRLAADASHQLRTPLTALSMRLEEITLTDDIDTVKEEAHIALTQVERLTDVVERLLTNSRDPRNGSAVSFELDEVIKQQLEEWRPAYRSAGRAVVSSGKRHLQAVGTPGAVAQVLAALIENSLMHGGGTVALRTRVTGNQAVIEVTDEGPGVPADLGARIFERAISGRNSTGIGLAVARDLAEADGGRLEMLQAQPPVFGLFLSRTPVRTPAGGERPVR, from the coding sequence GTGCGTCGCCGTCTCATCCAGTCCACCCTCGCCGTGGTGCTCGTCGTCATCGCGGTCTTCGGTGTCTCCCTCGTCATCGTCGAGACCCGCACGATCAGCAACAGCGCCCAGGAACGCGTGGAGTCCGAGGCGGTCCAGCTGACGAGCATCGTGGACAGCCGCATCATCGGCGACGAACGGATCACCGCGGAGGTCCTCAGGGACCAGGTCGGCGACGAGCGCTACGCCCGGATCGAGATCCCCGGGCAGTCCACGATCGAGATCGGCGACAAGCCGGTCGGTGACGTCATCCGCCATGAGGCCAAGGGCGAGAAGGACGAGGTCGTCACCGTCGAGGAGTCCCGCTCGGCGGTCAGCCGCGAGGTCGGCCGTACGCTGCTGATCATCGCGGCGGTCGCCTTCCTCGCCGTCATCGCCGCGGTCCTCCTCGCGGTGCGCCAGGCCAACCGCCTCGCCTCCCCGCTCACCGACCTCGCCGAGACCGCCGAACGCCTCGGCTCCGGCGACCCGCGCCCCCGGCACAAGCGGTACGGCGTCCCCGAGCTGGACCGGGTCGCGGACGTGCTCGACGCCTCCGCCGAGCGCATCGGCCGTATGCTCACCGCCGAGCGGCGGCTCGCGGCCGACGCGTCCCACCAGCTGCGCACGCCGCTGACCGCGCTGTCGATGCGGCTGGAGGAGATCACCCTCACCGACGACATCGACACGGTGAAGGAGGAGGCGCACATCGCGCTCACCCAGGTCGAGCGGCTCACGGACGTCGTGGAACGGCTCCTCACCAACTCCCGCGACCCCCGCAACGGCTCCGCGGTCTCCTTCGAGCTGGACGAGGTCATCAAGCAGCAGCTGGAGGAGTGGCGGCCGGCCTACCGCAGTGCCGGGCGGGCCGTGGTCAGCTCGGGCAAGCGGCACCTCCAGGCCGTGGGGACGCCGGGGGCGGTCGCGCAGGTGCTGGCCGCGCTGATCGAGAACTCGCTCATGCACGGCGGGGGCACGGTGGCGCTGCGCACCCGGGTCACCGGGAACCAGGCGGTGATCGAGGTCACCGACGAGGGGCCCGGCGTGCCCGCCGACCTCGGGGCGCGGATCTTCGAGCGGGCGATCAGCGGGCGCAACTCGACGGGGATCGGGCTGGCCGTGGCACGGGACCTCGCGGAGGCGGACGGGGGGCGTCTGGAGATGCTTCAGGCGCAGCCGCCGGTGTTCGGGTTGTTCCTGTCGCGTACGCCGGTACGGACGCCTGCCGGCGGGGAGCGGCCGGTTCGGTAG
- a CDS encoding GtrA family protein, translated as MGSTSSGTGSGADTKPRGALRRRFDLLVREVAKFGAVGGAGLLVNLAVFNLVRHTTDLQVVRASVTATVVAIAFNYVGFRYFTYRDRDKSGRTKELSLFLLFSAVGLVIENGVLYTATYGFGWDSPLQSNIFKFLGIGVATLFRFWSYRTWVFRTLPAREAVASAESFLEEGAARPRTVTGKRR; from the coding sequence ATGGGAAGTACCAGCTCGGGCACCGGCTCGGGGGCTGATACCAAGCCCCGCGGCGCCCTGCGTCGACGGTTCGACCTGCTCGTACGGGAGGTCGCCAAGTTCGGCGCGGTGGGCGGGGCGGGGCTCCTGGTGAACCTCGCGGTGTTCAACCTCGTACGGCACACCACCGATCTGCAGGTGGTCCGGGCCAGCGTGACAGCCACGGTCGTCGCCATCGCGTTCAACTACGTGGGCTTTCGCTACTTCACGTACCGGGACCGTGACAAGAGCGGCCGTACGAAGGAGCTGTCGCTGTTCCTGCTGTTCAGCGCGGTCGGACTGGTGATCGAGAACGGCGTCCTCTACACCGCCACGTACGGCTTCGGCTGGGACAGCCCGCTGCAGTCCAACATCTTCAAGTTCCTCGGCATCGGCGTCGCCACCCTCTTCCGCTTCTGGTCCTACCGCACCTGGGTGTTCCGTACCCTCCCGGCCCGCGAGGCGGTGGCCAGCGCGGAATCGTTCCTCGAAGAGGGGGCCGCCCGCCCACGGACGGTGACGGGCAAGCGCCGCTGA
- a CDS encoding 5-(carboxyamino)imidazole ribonucleotide synthase: MTFPVVGMVGGGQLARMTHEAGIPLGIRFKLLSDTPQDSAAQVVGDVVIGDYRDLDTLRAFAQGCDVITFDHEHVPTEHLRALEADGIPVRPGPDALQHAQDKGVMRARLDAIGVPCPRHRIVADPEDVAAFAAEGDGFPVILKTVRGGYDGKGVWVVRSVEDAADPFRAGVPVLAEEKVDFVRELAANVVRSPHGQAVAYPVVESQQVNGVCDTVIAPAPDLDPALALRAEEMALSIAKELDVVGHLAVELFQTRDGRILVNELAMRPHNSGHWSQDGAITSQFANHVRAVLDLPLGDPRPRARWTVMVNVLGGDYPDMYSAYLHCMARDPQLKIHMYGKDVKPGRKVGHVNTYGDDLDDVLERARHAAGYLRGTITE; the protein is encoded by the coding sequence GTGACGTTCCCGGTAGTCGGCATGGTCGGCGGTGGCCAGCTCGCTCGTATGACACACGAGGCGGGCATCCCGCTCGGCATCAGATTCAAGCTCCTCAGTGACACCCCTCAGGATTCCGCGGCGCAGGTCGTCGGTGATGTCGTCATCGGCGACTACCGCGATCTCGACACGCTGCGTGCGTTCGCGCAGGGCTGCGACGTGATCACCTTCGATCACGAACATGTACCCACCGAGCATCTACGGGCACTGGAGGCGGACGGCATCCCCGTACGCCCCGGCCCGGACGCGCTCCAGCACGCCCAGGACAAGGGGGTGATGCGCGCGAGGCTCGACGCGATCGGTGTGCCGTGCCCACGGCACCGCATCGTCGCGGACCCCGAGGACGTGGCCGCTTTCGCCGCCGAGGGCGACGGGTTTCCGGTCATCCTCAAGACGGTCCGCGGCGGCTACGACGGCAAGGGCGTCTGGGTCGTCCGGTCCGTCGAGGACGCGGCCGACCCCTTCCGCGCCGGCGTCCCGGTCCTCGCGGAGGAGAAGGTCGACTTCGTGCGGGAGCTGGCGGCCAACGTCGTACGGTCGCCGCACGGCCAGGCCGTCGCGTACCCGGTCGTCGAGTCGCAGCAGGTGAACGGCGTCTGTGACACCGTCATCGCGCCCGCCCCCGACCTCGACCCGGCCCTCGCGCTGCGCGCCGAGGAGATGGCCCTGAGCATCGCCAAGGAACTGGACGTCGTCGGCCACCTGGCCGTCGAGCTGTTCCAGACCCGCGACGGCCGCATCCTCGTCAACGAACTGGCCATGCGCCCCCACAACTCCGGCCACTGGAGCCAGGACGGCGCGATCACCAGCCAGTTCGCCAACCACGTACGGGCCGTCCTCGACCTCCCGCTCGGCGACCCGCGCCCGCGCGCCAGGTGGACCGTCATGGTCAACGTCCTCGGCGGCGACTACCCGGACATGTACTCCGCGTATCTGCACTGCATGGCCCGCGACCCGCAGCTCAAGATCCACATGTACGGCAAGGACGTGAAGCCCGGCCGTAAGGTCGGACACGTGAACACCTACGGCGACGACCTCGACGACGTGCTGGAGCGCGCCCGTCACGCCGCCGGATACCTGAGAGGCACGATCACCGAATGA
- the purE gene encoding 5-(carboxyamino)imidazole ribonucleotide mutase — translation MSSAAGPVVGIVMGSDSDWPVMEAAAQALDEFEIAYEVDVVSAHRMPREMVAYGEDAAGRGLKVIIAGAGGAAHLPGMLASVTPLPVIGVPVPLKYLDGMDSLLSIVQMPAGVPVAAVSVAGARNAGLLAARILATHDEELLGRMREFQQELNDQATEKGKRLRTKVEGAGNGFGFGK, via the coding sequence ATGAGCAGCGCCGCCGGGCCCGTCGTGGGCATCGTCATGGGGTCGGACTCCGACTGGCCCGTCATGGAGGCCGCCGCGCAGGCCCTCGACGAGTTCGAGATCGCGTACGAGGTCGATGTCGTCTCCGCGCACCGGATGCCGCGCGAGATGGTCGCGTACGGCGAGGACGCGGCGGGCCGGGGCCTCAAGGTGATCATCGCGGGTGCGGGCGGCGCCGCCCATCTGCCCGGCATGCTCGCCTCGGTGACCCCGCTGCCGGTCATCGGTGTGCCCGTGCCGCTGAAGTACCTCGACGGCATGGACTCCCTGCTGTCGATCGTGCAGATGCCGGCCGGTGTGCCCGTCGCGGCGGTCTCCGTCGCCGGGGCCCGCAACGCCGGTCTGCTGGCCGCGCGCATCCTGGCCACGCACGACGAGGAACTCCTCGGCCGGATGCGGGAGTTCCAGCAGGAGCTGAACGACCAGGCCACCGAGAAGGGCAAGCGCCTGCGCACCAAGGTCGAGGGCGCCGGCAACGGCTTCGGTTTCGGGAAGTAG
- a CDS encoding dipeptidase, translated as MASMEAARELLREFPVADGHNDLPWALREQVRYDLGARDIAIDQSAFLHTDLARLRAGGVGAQFWSVYVPSDPAFLPGAVSATLEQIDCVRQLIDRYPAELRAALTAADMEAARAEGRVASLMGAEGGHSIDNSLATLRALYALGVRYMTLTHNDNIAWADSATDKAAVGGLSAFGRAVVREMNREGMLVDLSHVAATTMRDALDTSVAPVIFSHSSSRAVCDHPRNIPDDVLERLPVNGGVAMVTFVPKFVLQAAVDWTAAADENMRAHGLHHLDTTPEGMAVHRAFEERSPRPVATVSTVADHLDHMREVAGVDHLGIGGDYDGTAFTPDGLGDVSCYPNLIAELLDRGWSRTDLAKLTWQNAVRVLGAAEDVARDLQARTGPSNATLAQLDG; from the coding sequence ATGGCATCGATGGAGGCGGCCCGGGAACTGCTGCGGGAGTTCCCGGTCGCGGACGGACACAACGACCTGCCGTGGGCGCTGCGCGAGCAGGTCCGCTACGACCTCGGCGCGCGGGACATCGCCATCGACCAGAGCGCCTTCCTGCACACCGACCTGGCGCGGCTGCGCGCGGGCGGGGTCGGCGCGCAGTTCTGGTCGGTGTACGTGCCCTCGGACCCCGCGTTCCTGCCCGGGGCGGTGTCCGCGACACTCGAACAGATCGACTGCGTACGGCAGTTGATCGACCGTTACCCGGCCGAGCTGCGGGCCGCGCTGACCGCCGCCGACATGGAGGCGGCCCGTGCCGAGGGCCGGGTCGCCTCGCTGATGGGGGCCGAGGGCGGCCACTCCATCGACAACAGCCTCGCCACGCTGCGGGCGCTGTACGCGCTCGGCGTCCGCTACATGACGCTCACCCACAACGACAACATCGCCTGGGCGGACTCCGCCACGGACAAGGCGGCGGTCGGCGGGCTCTCGGCCTTCGGCCGGGCGGTCGTGCGGGAGATGAACCGCGAGGGCATGCTCGTCGACCTCTCGCACGTCGCCGCGACGACGATGCGTGACGCGCTGGACACCTCCGTCGCCCCGGTGATCTTCTCGCACTCCTCGTCACGGGCCGTCTGCGACCACCCCCGCAACATCCCGGACGACGTCCTCGAACGGCTCCCGGTCAACGGGGGAGTGGCGATGGTGACGTTCGTGCCGAAGTTCGTGCTCCAGGCCGCCGTGGACTGGACGGCCGCCGCCGACGAGAACATGCGGGCCCACGGTCTGCACCACCTCGACACCACCCCCGAGGGCATGGCGGTCCACCGCGCCTTCGAGGAGCGCAGCCCCCGCCCGGTCGCCACGGTCTCCACGGTCGCGGACCATCTCGACCACATGCGCGAGGTGGCCGGTGTCGACCACCTCGGCATCGGCGGCGACTACGACGGCACGGCCTTCACCCCGGACGGCCTCGGCGACGTCTCCTGCTACCCGAACCTGATCGCCGAGCTGCTCGACCGCGGTTGGTCCCGGACCGACCTGGCCAAGCTGACCTGGCAGAACGCGGTCCGGGTGCTGGGCGCGGCGGAGGACGTGGCCCGTGACCTCCAGGCCCGCACGGGCCCGTCGAACGCGACGTTGGCTCAGCTGGACGGGTGA
- a CDS encoding dipeptidase, with amino-acid sequence MADLQDELQAAGEAGELDTPPTPTKPKPKRDRRAPAAERIAHGDDRRPGDRAAGGAAATGYAEGGRTTATVLVGGPPGGRAHGDGGDGPGTGPTSAGTTVAGTKEAGTEDDAGTEAEAGTTAADGVVATAVAEPPSELDQAHAFLVAHPVADGYSGLPWVLRQLPRYDLELGEGGVDTDVPRMRKGHIGALFWSLHLPDGLAGERAVGATLEQLDLVRTVVHAHPEGLRLVHSAGETTDARNCGRVAVLLGPAGAPAIGDSLGILRALHALGLKALTLTGASWAGGSGLSRFGEEVVREMNRIGVLADLSGASEQTVRRALAVSRAPVVCTRSAAGALRPHPANLADDLLAALGEARGLCMVPLTAEQTGPSIRDVADHLDHVRAIAGPECVGLSGTYDSGAAHPQELTDASCYPRLVAELMHRGWSEPDLALLTWGNVQRVLRTADFTARAAKDRREASTASIEELDG; translated from the coding sequence ATGGCAGATCTGCAGGACGAACTGCAGGCCGCAGGGGAGGCCGGCGAACTCGACACGCCCCCCACCCCGACCAAGCCCAAGCCGAAACGCGACCGGCGCGCCCCGGCGGCGGAGCGGATAGCCCACGGCGACGACCGGCGCCCCGGCGACAGGGCCGCCGGCGGGGCCGCCGCCACCGGCTATGCCGAGGGCGGCCGTACCACCGCCACGGTCCTCGTCGGCGGCCCGCCCGGTGGCCGTGCCCACGGCGACGGCGGCGACGGGCCCGGAACCGGGCCGACGAGCGCCGGAACCACCGTGGCGGGGACGAAGGAAGCCGGGACCGAGGACGACGCCGGGACCGAGGCCGAAGCCGGGACCACGGCCGCCGACGGCGTCGTCGCCACCGCTGTCGCCGAACCCCCCTCCGAGCTGGACCAGGCGCACGCCTTCCTCGTCGCGCACCCCGTCGCCGACGGATACAGCGGGCTGCCGTGGGTGCTGCGGCAGCTGCCCCGGTACGACCTGGAGCTGGGCGAGGGCGGGGTGGACACGGATGTGCCCCGGATGCGCAAGGGCCACATCGGCGCGCTGTTCTGGTCGCTGCACCTGCCCGACGGCCTCGCGGGCGAGCGGGCCGTCGGTGCCACCCTGGAGCAGCTGGACCTGGTCCGGACGGTCGTCCACGCCCACCCCGAGGGCCTGCGGCTCGTGCACAGCGCGGGGGAGACCACCGACGCCCGCAACTGCGGCCGTGTCGCCGTGCTGCTCGGTCCCGCCGGAGCCCCGGCGATCGGCGACTCCCTCGGCATCCTGCGCGCCCTGCACGCGCTCGGCCTCAAAGCCCTCACCCTCACCGGCGCGTCCTGGGCGGGCGGGTCCGGGCTGAGCAGGTTCGGCGAGGAGGTGGTCCGCGAGATGAACCGCATCGGCGTCCTCGCCGACCTCTCCGGCGCCTCGGAGCAGACCGTCCGCCGGGCGCTCGCGGTCTCCCGCGCGCCGGTGGTGTGCACCCGCTCGGCCGCCGGCGCCCTGCGCCCCCACCCCGCCAACCTCGCCGACGATCTCCTCGCGGCGCTGGGCGAGGCCCGTGGCCTGTGCATGGTGCCGCTCACCGCTGAGCAGACCGGCCCCTCGATCCGCGATGTCGCCGACCACCTCGACCACGTCCGCGCGATCGCCGGCCCCGAGTGCGTCGGCCTCTCCGGCACCTACGACTCCGGCGCCGCCCACCCCCAGGAGCTCACCGACGCCTCCTGCTACCCCCGCCTGGTCGCCGAACTCATGCACCGGGGCTGGTCCGAACCCGACCTCGCCCTCCTCACCTGGGGCAACGTCCAACGAGTCCTGCGCACCGCCGACTTCACGGCACGCGCGGCGAAGGACCGCCGCGAGGCCTCGACGGCGAGCATCGAGGAACTGGACGGCTGA
- a CDS encoding VOC family protein: protein MAVAKLDVVVLDCPDPAALAGFYAEVVGGTVSGEGDWVNLEVPGGGARLAFQKAPGFVAPAWPSADRSQQFHLDLNVEDMDAAEKEVLALGATVLDAADRERGFRVYADPAGHPFCLCAC from the coding sequence ATGGCCGTCGCCAAGCTGGATGTCGTCGTTCTGGACTGTCCCGACCCGGCCGCGCTCGCCGGTTTCTACGCCGAGGTGGTCGGCGGGACGGTCAGTGGAGAGGGGGACTGGGTGAACCTGGAGGTGCCGGGCGGGGGCGCGCGGCTGGCGTTCCAGAAGGCGCCGGGGTTCGTGGCGCCCGCGTGGCCCTCGGCGGATCGGTCGCAGCAGTTCCATCTCGATCTGAACGTGGAGGACATGGACGCGGCGGAGAAGGAGGTGCTGGCGCTGGGGGCGACGGTGCTGGACGCGGCGGACCGTGAGCGGGGGTTCCGGGTGTACGCGGATCCCGCGGGGCATCCGTTCTGTCTGTGCGCGTGCTGA
- a CDS encoding CGNR zinc finger domain-containing protein, producing the protein MSERPSAPGGLALVESLVNTLDLESGADALDTPEGRARLGLTDAEDLTDVRGLRESLRATLLAHAGHVPHGPVTPLGELLAAAPLVVVVRAEDGSATLRPAADPAPLLSRVAAAVAEALTAGTWQRLKACEAPDCHWAYYDRSPAGRGRWCSMRVCGARAKMRRYRAK; encoded by the coding sequence ATGAGTGAGAGACCGTCCGCCCCCGGCGGCCTGGCCCTCGTGGAGAGCCTGGTGAACACGCTGGACCTGGAGTCGGGCGCCGACGCGCTGGACACCCCGGAGGGCCGCGCCCGCCTGGGCCTGACGGACGCCGAGGACCTGACGGACGTACGCGGGCTGCGGGAGTCCCTGCGCGCGACCCTGCTCGCCCACGCCGGACACGTACCGCACGGCCCGGTGACCCCGCTCGGCGAGCTTCTGGCCGCCGCCCCGCTCGTCGTCGTGGTCCGCGCCGAGGACGGCTCCGCGACCCTGCGCCCCGCCGCCGACCCGGCCCCTCTGCTCTCCCGGGTGGCCGCGGCCGTCGCGGAGGCCCTCACCGCCGGCACCTGGCAGCGCCTCAAGGCCTGCGAGGCCCCCGACTGCCACTGGGCGTACTACGACCGCAGCCCGGCCGGCCGGGGCCGCTGGTGCTCGATGCGGGTGTGCGGCGCCCGCGCGAAGATGCGCCGCTACCGAGCGAAGTAA
- a CDS encoding UDP-glucose dehydrogenase family protein, which translates to MALKITVIGTGYLGATHAAAMAELGFEVLGLDVVEEKIDMLRRGAVPMYEPGLEELLRRHVAGIEGSSGRLRFTTDYAEVAAFGDVHFVCVNTPQRHGEYACDMSYVDAAFASLAPHLTGPALVVGKSTVPVGSADRLAAYLAEHAPAGADAELAWNPEFLREGFAVNDTLHPDRIVVGVRSERAEKLMREVYATPVGEGSPFVLTDFPTAELVKTSANSFLATKISFINAMAEMCEASGGDVAKLAEAIGHDDRIGRKFLRAGIGFGGGCLPKDIRAFMARAGELGADQALTFLREIDSINMRQRGQMVELARQALGGGSFLGKRVAVLGATFKPNSDDVRDSPALNVAGQIHLQGGQVTVYDPKGMDNARRLFPTLGYADTALDAVRGADIVLHLTEWGEFRELDPAALGEVASTRLVLDGRNALDPQLWRQAGWTYRAMGRPTA; encoded by the coding sequence ATGGCCCTCAAGATCACCGTGATCGGCACCGGCTATCTCGGCGCGACACACGCCGCGGCCATGGCCGAGCTGGGGTTCGAGGTGCTCGGGCTCGATGTCGTCGAAGAGAAGATCGACATGCTGCGGCGGGGCGCGGTCCCGATGTACGAGCCGGGCCTGGAGGAGCTGCTGCGCAGGCATGTCGCCGGCATCGAGGGGTCCAGCGGGCGGCTGCGCTTCACCACCGACTACGCCGAGGTCGCGGCCTTCGGTGACGTCCACTTCGTCTGTGTGAACACCCCGCAGCGGCACGGCGAGTACGCCTGCGACATGTCCTACGTGGACGCGGCCTTCGCCTCGCTCGCCCCGCATCTGACGGGCCCGGCCCTGGTGGTCGGCAAGTCGACGGTGCCGGTGGGCTCCGCGGACCGGCTGGCCGCCTATCTCGCCGAGCACGCGCCGGCCGGGGCGGACGCCGAACTGGCCTGGAACCCGGAGTTCCTGCGCGAGGGCTTCGCCGTGAACGACACCCTGCACCCGGACCGGATCGTGGTCGGGGTGCGCAGTGAGCGCGCCGAGAAGCTGATGCGCGAGGTGTACGCGACGCCGGTCGGCGAGGGCTCGCCCTTCGTCCTGACCGACTTCCCGACCGCCGAGCTGGTGAAGACCTCCGCCAACTCCTTCCTCGCCACCAAGATCTCCTTCATCAACGCCATGGCCGAGATGTGCGAGGCCTCCGGGGGCGATGTCGCCAAGCTGGCGGAGGCCATCGGGCACGACGACCGGATCGGCAGGAAGTTCCTGCGGGCCGGGATCGGCTTCGGCGGCGGCTGTCTGCCGAAGGACATCCGTGCGTTCATGGCGCGCGCCGGTGAGCTGGGCGCCGACCAGGCGCTGACGTTCCTGCGCGAGATCGACTCCATCAACATGCGCCAGCGCGGTCAGATGGTGGAGCTGGCCCGGCAGGCGCTGGGCGGCGGCTCCTTCCTCGGCAAGCGGGTCGCGGTCCTCGGCGCCACCTTCAAGCCCAACTCCGACGACGTACGCGACTCCCCCGCGCTCAACGTGGCCGGGCAGATCCACCTCCAGGGCGGCCAGGTCACCGTCTACGACCCCAAGGGCATGGACAACGCCCGGCGGCTCTTCCCGACGCTCGGGTACGCCGACACCGCGCTGGACGCCGTACGGGGCGCCGACATCGTGCTGCACCTGACGGAGTGGGGCGAGTTCCGCGAGCTGGACCCGGCGGCGCTCGGCGAGGTGGCGTCGACCCGGCTGGTGCTGGACGGCCGTAACGCGCTGGACCCGCAGCTGTGGCGGCAGGCGGGCTGGACGTACCGGGCGATGGGGCGGCCGACCGCGTAG